The genomic region ACTGAGTGGAGATTTTTTTCATCTAAGACATAATTTTCGTGCCCAAAAACGTCCTGCATttgatcagaaaaagaaaaatcggGGATCCTCATGGCAATCGGCAAAAAGCAAAAATAGGAATCCTCTTCTAGGATAAGTCCTCCTGTCCAAGTACCACACAATGACGCCAGAGGTCCAGTCGGggggagatttaaaaaaatttgaccaAGCCTGGGTGCTGCAGATTCATGCATCACCTTGGGTACTATCTGTAATAGCATCGGGATACAGGCTGGACCCAGACGCTCTAGAATCAGTTTGCGCTTCTACTTGaggaaaaaaagggctttttggtgaAGAAACCAGACCAGTCATTCAGATTTGATAATAAATCTGAAAAATCTAAACAAATTTATAACCTACAAGAAGTTCAAAATAGAGACAGTCAGGTCCACAATCAACCTAATATACAAAGACTGGGTAATGGCAACAATAGATCTATCCGATGCTTACTACCACATTCCAATCCATCAACATTACCAGAAATTTTTGAGAATGTCAGTCTGGATTTGGGGGAGAATCAATCCTTTCCAGTTCCGGGTTCTTCCCTTTGGTCTATCCTCTGGCCCAAGGGTTTTTACAAAAATTGTGGCAGAGATTTCAAGCTTCTTCCATTGGTCAGAAATAGTCTTGATTCCGTACCTGGACGACTTGTTAATAACAGCCCCAATGACGGAGTCCCTTATCTTGCAGTTACAGACTGTAGTCAAAACCTTATCACAATTAGGTTGGATCATCAATATAAAGAAGTCGGACCTAGTTCCACATTATCGGAAAGTATTTCTAGGGGATCTCCTAGATTCTCATCTAATGTCCTCCTTTCTTCCGGGGGAGAAAAGGAAAGGCCTGGTTCGAAGAGtagcaaaatttaaaaaattacgcAAGACCTCCATAAGAGCAATCATGATGATTCTGGGGGTAATGACTTCCACAATATTGTCAGTGAAATGGGCCCAGGCTCACTCAAGGAGTACTTCAGTCCTTCCTGTAACGATCCTGGGATCGAAGACCGATATCTTTAAACAAGAAGCTGGAAATTCCTTTCCATGTAAAGCGCTCTTACCTGGTGGCTCAAAGAAGAGAACCTTTCCAGAGGTGTAGAATGGCAGCAGATGGAGCAAGTAGTAGTGACGACTGATGCAAGCGGCTGGGGAGCTCATCTGAACCGCAGGACATGTCAGGATCTATGCCAGATGAGCCTTATCTGGCCATCTTCCAACATGTGAGAGCTTCTGGCAGGCATTAAAATATTTCGCTCCATCCCTGGTCCAGaatcgtgtaaaaaaaaaaaataatttccgaCAACTCGATCACTGTTGCTTACGTCAACAaatggtcgggggggggggggggggggagagtagtctcCTCTCGAAGGTGGCAGAAAGAATATGTCTGGGCAGAAGCAAACCTAACATCTTTGATGGTGGTCCATATAAAGGGGAAAGAAAATCATCTAGCAGACTTCTTGAGCAGAGAAAAACTGAGACAGGGAGAATGGAGCTCAAACCAGACAGTATTCAACCAGATCTCGGCAAGATTGGGAACACCGTTAATCGACTTGTTTACTTCAAAGAAAAACAAGAAAGTCAGCAAGTTTTATTCCCTTTCTTACGAAGATAGACCGTTGCAAGTGGATGCTTTAGCACACAAATGGCCGAAGGGTCACCTGTACGCCTTCCCTCCATTCTCTCTAATACCAAAAGTCCTGACAAAAGTGGTAGAAGAAAAACCCCAATTGATATTAATAGCCCCGTATTGGCCCAAAAGGACTTGGTTTCCGATACTCAAGTCTCTAGCAGGGGAAAATTACTGGAGCCTTCCACTTCTTCCAAATCTCCTAGTGCAGGGTCCGGTCCCTCATCCCAACAGTCCGCAACTccatctgacagcctggagattgaatGGAACATCTTGAGAAGGAATGGGCTATCCGAAAAGATATTAGATACTTTACtgcatagcagaaaatcagttacttcaaaaatatatttaagaTTCTGGAAAGCTTTCCTGTCTATTTCTAAAAATTCCTGGGACCCGTTCAGACCCCCAGACCTAGGACTAGTTCTAGATTTTCTCCAATCGGCACTAGACCGAGGTCTTAGAATAAGCACCTTCTTAAAGGTATCAGCACTAAGTGCTTTTATGGGTGAGAAGCTGGCTGAATCAGATCtaactatcatttattttttagggcGCTAGTAGATTACACCCAAGATTCAGATCCTCAGTCCCATCTTGGGATTTAAATCTAGTTCTTTCTGTCCTCTTGGTTTCTCCCTTTTTAAGCCCATTTGAAATATATCTATGAGACTGTTaacctttttttaaactttttttatttttaatttttttttgctcacAATTACGACCGCTGGAAGAGTCGGAGCGATCCAGGCTTTTTCAATTCGGCCCCCATACCTTACAATACTGGAAGATAGAATTGTTTTAAGACATTCTCCTGAATTTCTTCCCAAAGTGGTATCTAAATTTCATTGCAGTCAAGAGATTTCTCTTCCTTCATTCTGTCCTCGGGCTTCTTCTGAAGAAGAGAAGAGGTTCAGTAACCTTGATGTGAGAAGATGGGTTCTTCAATATCTAGACGTTACAAAGGACTTCAGAATGACTAATCAGTTATTGGTCCAGTACCTGGGCACTAACTGCGGTAGAGCAGCTAGCGAGGCTTCCATAACACATTGGATTAAGTCCTGTATATCTCTGTTACATTGAAAAAGAGACGTTTTTACAAACTTGATGTGCTATCCAATAGAGACCTATCCTTTGGCAGAGAAGTCTTATCTGCTGTGGTTTCCCTCCCCCACCCGAGTGGATTCTTTGTTATTCCTCCAGGAAGTGCTGTTGTGGAGGCGTGGGATAAAGATGAAAATTACTCTTGCCGATAATTGGATTTTCCATTGGCACAGGGAATTCCCACCCaaatttttctctttcttttgttacattttattttgAGGTTATGGGCAGTTGACCCTTATTAAATGATGCATCTACTTGAACTTCTAGGCTATTAACTGGTAGAGGGGAGGGGGCTTTTATGCGTTGatctttgttgttttcctgtcctTTTGAAGAGGCGGGTACCCACCaggaagtgccgttgtggaggccaAGAGAAAATCCAATTGCCAGTAAGAGTAATTTTCATCTTTCCAGGCCCCTGATACTGTCCACCTGTTCTCAGGATCAGTCATTGTCTGATGTCCTACACTCAGAGATTCACTGTTCCTTCCAGCTCTGGtactagcactttgaatggagcaaTGCTACTTCTGGGGCTGAAGGGAACAGCTGggttccaggtgtcggaccccgcttTCCCCCACACACtcgaccgatctgatattgatgacctatcctggcggTCAGTATCTGGAACCTGGGAAACTACTTTACTTAGAAACACCACGTTGTTGTCTGTTAAGCTGCATATTTGAGTAATACGCGTTGCGTTCCCCCTCAAGCACCCGCACAGTCGGCTACTTCAGGAGCAGGCAAGAAACGTGCTGCCTGGGATCTGAAGGGGCAGGTCAACGACATGAAGGACAAGGTCACAAATTACAAAGGCAAAGTGCAGTCCTTGTCAGGGGAGAACACTCGTCTCCAGACAACCAAGCAGCAACTACAGAGACGAGTGGAGCTGCTGAGCACGGAGAACTCTGCCATCAGCCAGCAGCTCTGGTGAGTGGAGACATGTATCTTACGATGAGGCAGCACTgagctttcaacaaactttgcattaatcaatattagtgtgtgtgtgtgtacatgaggaataatacTGTTTCTGGCAATTATCTGACATTTTTATCAGTGTCCTCTGTGCTTGGTGAATATCATCTGGTTTGCAGTTGGTGGTTGAAGACTATCTGCCATGCACTGCACACacaaagtagaggagaatctcctTCCTAACTGTCTCACAGTCACTCAGAACCAGCCCCAGAATAATGTAGGACATTACAGAGTAGTAATATGATTCTCCTGCAGAGATCCCATCCTGgatgggaaaaagggggggggggggggttagctggataacaggagaactagacatttctcactgaCAAGATGTATATTGCAGAGTTTCTTGTActgttgatttatgcaaagttgtgtgaaaagttagtgaccatttaaagggGGATAAATGCCATATGACCCTCTTTGTTTTCTACAACATTATCAATTTATCCTTCATTCAGTTCGGTAGAATCCAAGCTGTTGTCTGAGCAGAAGAAGTTGGATGGAGCTAAGAAGGAGGTGCAGCAGCTTACTGAGCTTTGCCAGACTCTGCAGTCTGAGCTTTCTGCTGAGAAACTTGTGGTGGTTGAGCTGAGCTCCTGCCATGAGAGCATGACGCAAGAGCTGAAAGCCAAGGAGGTAAGCTGAAACTCGTAGGACCACGTGTATTACACACCTTCCTCTGATCTCCTGGGTCACACCTTGATGTGCTAGTTTCATCTTTCAGTccctgacctttttttttttttttcccttaaaccCTCTTGTAGAAGCAGCTGCTTCATCTGGAGGGGGAGAACTCTAGACTAAATACCTTGGTAACCGAGCAAAGCGACTCAATAAACGATCTACAATGTCGTGTAGCAGAGAAAGACACTCAAATATACACACTGGAAACAGAGCGCAGACGATTACACAATGCCGTGCAGGAGCTGAAGGTATGTGGTCTTGGACGGAGCAGCAGCCATTGTACTTCTGATACGTGATCTGTGATGaccttacacttttttttttattttatttttttttgtctcctttcCGCACTAGGGGAACATCCGTGTCTTCTGCAGAGTCCGGCCAACCCTGCCATTTGAGAAGGCTTCGTCTGATGGACACATTAGCTTCCCACCTAATGACGAGAAAGCGATAGTCCTCAGTAAGGTGGAGGAGGTAGGCCGGCTTTCTAGGTTTAAGATAACATGACGGTTGTCTGCTTCATTTAGTGATGTATATTAATTATTTTGTGTCCCCTTTAGTCTCACATTGGTCGGGAAAAGGGTCAATCCGTCAAATATGACTTTAATTTTGACTGCATCTTTCCACCCACCACTAGCCAGGCCGCTGTATTTGAAGAGATCTCTTTGCTGGTCCAGGTGAGTCACACGGCCATGTTTTCTACATGCAggtctgttccatttttctgttGCTCACACTGTGTGTTCTCCTGTTTAGTCGGCCCTCGACGGGTATCCTGTGTGTATATTTGCATATGGCCAGACAGGCAGCGGGAAGACATATACCATGGAGGGCCCAGACAACATCTCTGTGGACACCATGGGAATGATACCCAGGGCTATCTGGCAGATCTTCAGCAGCGCAGATGAGCTGAAGTCTAAAGGCTGGCAGGTAAGTGGTCTCCGGGGTCAGACCCTTATGAATGATCTTTCTTGAAGAGGCACTTCTTGCAGAAAGTATTGCAGTTACTCAGGAGAGGTATTGTGTAGGGGAGGGGTGGTATAACTCTATTTATTGTAACTTTTCTCATTCTACAGTATAAATTCACGGCTAGTTTCCTTGAGATCTACAATGAGACCCTGAGAGATCTGCTGGTAAACCGACCAGACAAGAAAAATGAGTACGACATCCGTAAGGTCAACTCATCCAGCAACGAAGTCCATGTCACCAACTTGCGCTACGTGGAGGTCTCCAGTGTAGAAGAGGTAAGATGGACGTCTGACACATCTGCTGGTTGTAGAATAGACGGTGCGTTGTTTTATTCTTTACATTATGGCTCTGCAACTTTATGTAATTTCATGTTTCTCAGGTGCATGAGATTCTCCAGACGGCAAAAACAAACCGCTCTGTAGCAAAAACCGCCCTCAATGACCGGTCATCTCGCAGCCACAGTGTTTTTCAACTGAGAATCGAGGGGGAGAACAGTGTTAGAGATGTACGGACGTCATGTAAGTTTGTTGTAGAGGATAAGCGATCTCTCCTGGTCCTATACAAGATGGTAGACTGATTCTACGTCCCTATCTCTAACATCGCTGTATGGCTTGTACTTTGTGAGAAAGTTCCTCTGTGGTTGACCTGAAGTGGCCTTCAGTAATTGTCCTATATGGTAGAGTTCCTGCTCTGAACATTCATTGGGGATTTCTTCacatgactaaggctactttcacactagcgttcgggtgtccgcttgtgagctccgtttgaaggggctcacaaacggccccgaacggatccgtacggccctaatgcattctgagtggatgcggatccgctcagaatgcatcaggctggcagcgttcagcctccgctccgctcagcaggcggacacctgacctacaatgtaagtcaatggggacggatccgtttgaagatgacacactatggctcaatcttcaaacggatccgtctgaggctactttcacacttagaaatttttttacattataatgcaggcggatccgtactgaacggagccaccgtctgcattatatgagcggatccgtctgagacggatccgctctgaacgcaagtgtgaaagtagcctaaaactgctGAATttgctggcccccccccccccccccccctccaatcccGATTTAGGACAACTTCTTCACACAAGCATGTGCCGTCCGGGAAATTAGTCCACGCAACAGCCACATTTCCCAGACTGAACTTGGCTTAACTGATCTGATGTTACTGTAGTGATCTACGATGCTGTGACTACAGGGTGGTAGACTCGATGGCAGGCGTATCGTAGATCATTATGATGCAGCAAGTTCAGGTCAATCGGGCCACGGATTGTCTGGGAAATGTCGCTGTCATGTGTATTTCCTGGACTGCACACGCTGGTGCAAAACTGTCTGACGTCAGGATGGAAATCGAAACTAGCAGCAGCTGAAGGGTGTTGTCAGTTAGGGCTCCAGACCTAACCCCACTCTGGAGAGAATATTTGGGGCAGAAGTTGCTTGACAGCAAGCGGTCTGGTGGATTTCTGAATATTCTTCATTTGCTGTTTTTGGCCATTAGCTGTCCTGAGCCTGATCGACCTCGCCGGGAGTGAGCGTCTTGACCGATCTCTGTCCACAGGAGATCGACTAAAGGAAACGCAGAGCATCAATACTTCACTTTCCACTTTGGGCCTGGTTATTACATCATTGTGCAACAAGGTAATCGCTTGTCTATTTAATGAATAGGTTTTCCGCGTTGTCTATGGAGCTTGAAGTGACAAACTAATGTGAAATATTTTTCCAATTGGCAGGATTCCCATATACCATATCGGAATAGCAAGCTGACGTACCTGCTGCAGAACAGCTTAGGAGGAAACTCAAAAGTGTAAGTCCAGTGTTATTCATACATGTGCCTGAGACTTGTGTATGCAATGTGTAATTATGACTTGTAGACCTGTGGGCATGAAGAAGTGAGGGGCTTAGTCCAGCCATGTCTTGTTACCACTAGCAGTTTATCTAACTGATGACCcctttttaaagaggttgttcacaCCTGGGACCTTTTCTACAGACACCCCAGCGTGGATGGATTTGTGGTGGTAATCACACTTGCCTGATCCCCACCGATGAGTAGCAGGTCTACATGCGACAACAACCAGTTTGTCGTGGGTCATGTGATGCACGGGTGACATGTCGCCTCAATGTCCAGTCATTGACTCATGTCCAACCGGATGTTGACTCTGTGAAACCCAGTACCTCCAGAGGCATCAATAGTCAGAACCCAGCGGCGGGGATCGGGTAAGTGCGTTTACCACCGTGGGTCTGGTAACACTGAGGGGGTCCGTAGAAAAGGTCCCCAGGGTGAGCAACACCGTTTAAAATGTCTTTCTGATTATTGGAATTGGAAGGACACAAAGTTCAGAAATGTTAAATCTTCTTTAGTTTAATGTTAACCTTCTAACCAGATTTGTTTTTTCTTTACGTTTTTAAGGTTGATGTTTGTTAACATTTCGCCCCTGGAGGAAAACTTTGCAGAGTCTGTGAATTCTTTACGGTTTGCTAGCAAGGTAAGATACTGGAGGGCCCTTTTAATAGCATTGTGCATTTCGagctaaaaaaattataaaaattaaattaaattggtctttcttctgtacagagctgacatgctctagtagcaccttTTCGATTTTgccttttccgtcagaccaggagctaaggggctccttatctctgctctctgacattataaacactcatttatagctcagtccttatcttgctgataagaatgtggcttaaaagggttctgcactttgttttaactgatgacctatcctctggatcagctgtttgagaaggcagctggcgctccagcagcgctgcggccttctcactgtttaccgcaagcccagtgacatcacgactagtttAAAATGtcaattcaagtgaatgcagtttagccccgcccaggccagttgatacaattcgtgacgtcactgggcctgcggtaaaggcaagaaggccgcagcgctactggagcgcaagtgccttctcaaacagctgatcggcaggggaccGATCAAAAGCTGATGATctctccagaggatagatcatcagttaaaacaaactgcagaacccccctttaaataagtgtttatgacctcttagtagctcagagatgagggttattagatgaccggcacaaagtgaaagtaccagtcagttAGAAAAACGGTTAACCCTTTGTGCCaggacagctcaatatttttaataatggccaattgaagaaaaaatattttatttagccCAAAAAattagtaacatgcaatcattaaaattatatatatatatatatatatatatatatatatatatatatatatatatatatatatatatatatctctatctatatatatatatatctctatctatctatctctcctctgaaggagtacatagcctttaaactatTAGGAGGGTTGATTGTGGTAAACTCCCTAGTAGCCAAACTATAACCAAAGGTAACTGTAATGAAGATCTCAAACACTAGAGAGCTGCCTCTAGACCGGCCATGTATCGGAGGATCAGGGGAGAGCTGTATGCCGACAGCTATCTCTTTTATGGCCAGCTTAAATTTTAAAGAATCTCTCTCTCTCCCCGAaaatgcaggcagcaggttatcgCGCAGAAGTATCTGTATAGTTATGTGCGAGAAGATTCAGTAGAACTTgtaatatttttaaattttatagTCCTGATTTGATCTTCCTGTGCTTAGGAGTCTGGTGACCACCCactggacccccccccctcctgttagggtccattcacacgtccgcaaaatgggtccgcatccgttccgcaattttgcggaacaggtgtggacccattcattttcaatgaggccGGAATGTGCTATCCGCTTTTTCGGacctgcacttccgttccgcaattacGGCCACgacaaggcattttctatgatagtgccggtgatgtgcgggccgaaaaaatgcggaacgcacattgccggtgtccatgttttgcggatccgcaaaacacatacggatgtgtgaatgggcccttaaacTGCTCTATAGCAGGATGCCTGCAGTTCAGATGGAacgtttaatgtgtttttttttatttttaataactgTTATTAACTTTCTGCTGTCTTACAGGTCAATGAATGTGTGATTGGAACCGCTCGTGCAAATCGGAAATAAGCAGCTCCCAAGAAGTCAGTTTTATCAAGAACTTTTTATTTCGCTTTTTAATATATAAATGTAAAAGCTATTGACAATAGCACAGACATGCACATGAATCAAGCGTGGGGGGTGGGGGAGCCACTACAGTCCACTCACAGTATAGAGGTTTGTACGTCCATGTAGCGGGGTATGAATTTTAAGGACCTGTTCAGTGGTTCAGAATACAAAAAAGAAATATGTTGGGGGAGGAGACTGGTCTGTTTATAACCCACCAAGAAAAAGAGGACGTCCCAGTGGCTGAGTGGTAATGCCAGTAAGTGCAGAAAGGCATGACCTGCATTTAGCCAGTGGAGGATCTGTGCTGGATCGGAGGGGATTGAAGAAGTTTGTTGTTGTGTTTTTGTTAATGGGCCACTTGCTGTTTTGTGCTTTAATTACCAGACGGCCCTTTTTAGTGTGTACCTCCCACGTCGCGGTTCAGTTCGGCCTGGAAAGCGCCTCATATGTTACcagaaagctgtcctctgtatttTGCTATGTATGAAGGCTCTGATGAATcatttttttcatgtattctaAACTTTTATCTAATGCTGTTTTAAATAATAATCTTTTATAGATGTGTctgtacatatgtatatatgtcttACTGTAAATAAATTTGCTGACTTTGTGTTTGTATTAACTCCTGTGTTGCTTGCACTGTTCCTTACACTGGGATCTCCCCCGATCACATGTTTGTCAAGGCAGCGGTACTCaaagtagcgccacggccttctctcagctttccctaggccatgtggcattacgttcatcggtcacgtggtctTGGCGCAGctcctagaagtgaatggggctgagctgtgatgccAAGCGCAaccactatataatgtacggcactgtgattggtgagctgagagaaggcagcgGTCCTCGCTGATGTCAGACAaccacccatcagatactgatgacctatcagagCTTTTAGGACTAAACGGCATTGTCCATTCATGGAGGTGTAAATGGCACTCAACTATTCTTACACTGACGTAGCTGCCCATACTGGGCTCTTGATTACCGCTGTagtgtttattaaaggggttccctTATGTCCTAACGAGCAGCATAAGTAGGaagttctcccctgtgaaactggtAGCCAGGTCTACTTGCCTGGCTAAGTCCCGCACTTGTGGGGTACAGTCCAGCacattatgtttttttatattttttttattttttatattcttccCTTCCCTTGCAGGTTCTTATATCTGCCAGGTTTATTACCCTATTTGGGGGGCCCCCCATTTAATTAAATTATAAGCTAGTGACCGTGGATCACTCCCGGCGGGGTCTGTAGGCTATATAAGCGCTGTCAAACGCCAGACTCTCCCTCTCTGCCCTGCACTGAGTTGTTCAGTACTTACTCTCTCCAAGTCTTTTTCAGATGGCATCTCCGAATGGCAACCAGCGTGGGAAATCCTCCCATAAACAAGCACCTAACTTGTGCCAACTATGAGATGCTGATGCCAGACTCCTATGAATATAATGGGTGTCCTTTATGCCGTCCTCCCCCGCCGCAACCCACGATGGGTGACATGTTCAGTTGGATGAAGGAATTTATGGGGAATTCAATTATGGAGATCAAAAGTGCCCTTCCTTCTAAAAGGGCCAGAGTTTAATCGCCAGGTCCTGTACCAATGGCGGAAGACATTTCTATAGAAGACcgttcctcctcttcggatgaaGATGACGCCACTTACCTTTTTCCTGCCGAGAAGACTCAAAGACTTCTACGCTCCATCCGATCatgatgttgagcaaggggaagctccaccgtccacctctagggggccaagggcctttaaaGTGGATGAAAATTTAAGGAAACTAATGCTAACAGAATGGAAACATCCTGAGAGAGGTCCAGTTCTCACTAAGATTTAGGCTGATGATTCCCCTCCAGGAGTCAGAATCAGAACTTTGGGTACCGCCTCCGAAGGTCGATATGGTGATCTCAAAGTTATCTAAAAGGTCCTtagttccttctttttttttttttaaactcgttttattgaaaaagAGTAACAAGGCACATATATGGCATAGACATATGCATATTGTAAAATCACATACAGTAGGCTACAGCAAGTACAATGAAAACATACCGAAATGTCACATAATACAGCACAATAAAGAAAGAGTACACCATTGCACAGAAGTCATCACTTCCCTCCCTCCCAAGCACAATGTGGACAATCAAGGCATCGAATCAAAATAAAGAGAACCTAGAGGGTCTGTGCCCCTCTCAGGGGTTGTCTGACCTTGTAGAATTGGGCGATGTGGTTAGAGTAGAGTCGCACCATAGTCCCCAAACCTTCTGAAATTTGTCCGGGCATTTCCTATTTACATATAATACTTTTTCGTATGGGATGATCTGGTTCACTAGCCtcttccagattcccacagtaggAAGATCGTCCGCCATCCATTTTAGAGCTATCACCTTGCGGGCCATAAACAGGGATTCACTGAGGAGTATCTTATTGTAATGTGACCACCCGTCATTGTTTAATACGCCCAACAGACATACCTTGGGACATAACGGAATCGGACCCATACCTAATGACGACAAGACTCTAAGGATATCCTGCCAGTATGATCTGATATGGGAGCATTCCTTAGTTCCTTCTGATGATGGAAACAACCTTCAGGGTCCATTAGATCGCAGAGCTGAATGTAATCTGAGACGCAGCcattctgcagcctctgcttcggTTGCAGTTACTTCCTCAGAGGTTGCAGAGTTTGTTCGGTCCCGCATTCTCAGAATTCAGTCGGACCTGGAATCTGGTGTCTCCAGAACTGATGTACTAGACCAGTTCAAAACCTTACTCCTAGGAACTCTTCCACACAGCACCTTAAGTTAGCGGCTAAAGGCATGGCTCTCTTTTTCGGCGGCCCCTATGGCTGCGTCCCTGGGTTGCTGATAACGCCTCAaagtttaaccacttaaggaccacaggtttatacccccctagtgaccaggcccttttttacaaatcggcactccacaactttagcggtttattgctcggtcatgcaacttaccacccaaatgaattttacctccttttcttctcactaatagagctttcatttggtggtatttcattgccgctgacatttttactttttttgttattaatcgaaatttaacgatttttttgcaaaaaaatgacatttttcactttcagctgtaaaattttgcaaaaaaaaacgacatccatatatacatttttcgccaaatttattgttctacatgtctttgataaaaaaaaaatgtttgggcaaaaaaaaaatggtttgggtaaaagttatagcatttacaaactatggtacaaaaatgtgaatttccgctttttgaagcagctctgactttctgagcacctgtcatgtttcctgaggttctacaatgcccaaacagtagaaaacccccacaaatgaccccatttcggaaagtagacaccctaaggtattcgctgatgggcatagtgagttcatagaactttttattttttgtcacaagttagcggaaaatgatgatgattttattttttttattttttcttacaaagtctcatattccactaacttgcgacaaaaaataaaaaattctaaaaacttgccatgcccctcacggaataccttggggtgtcttttttccaaaatggggtcacttgtggggtagttatactgccctggcaatttaggggcccaaatgtgtgagaagaactttgcaatcaaaatgtgtaaaaaatgaccggtgaaatccaaaaggtgcactttggaatatgtgcccctttgcccaccttggcagcaaaaaagtgtgacacatctggtatcgccgtactcaggagaagttggggaatgtgttttggggtgtcattttacatatacccatgctgggtgagaaaaatatcttggtcaaatgccaactttgtataaaaaaatgggaaaagttgtcttttgccaagatatttctctcacccagcatgggtatatgtaaaatgacaccccaaaacacattccccaacttctcctgagtacggcgataccagatgtgtcacacttttttgctgccaaggtggg from Bufo gargarizans isolate SCDJY-AF-19 chromosome 9, ASM1485885v1, whole genome shotgun sequence harbors:
- the KIFC1 gene encoding kinesin-like protein KIFC1 isoform X1, producing MENTIDKKSQQPLKMSRLPVPPSKKRPLSDENQEQSSRVKVELGKRQKVSSVGELPKLRVAASIATSKPRVTPAVALPKPQVIGRQSLQDLPSKNRMNITASAKPKATAPAPAQSATSGAGKKRAAWDLKGQVNDMKDKVTNYKGKVQSLSGENTRLQTTKQQLQRRVELLSTENSAISQQLCSVESKLLSEQKKLDGAKKEVQQLTELCQTLQSELSAEKLVVVELSSCHESMTQELKAKEKQLLHLEGENSRLNTLVTEQSDSINDLQCRVAEKDTQIYTLETERRRLHNAVQELKGNIRVFCRVRPTLPFEKASSDGHISFPPNDEKAIVLSKVEESHIGREKGQSVKYDFNFDCIFPPTTSQAAVFEEISLLVQSALDGYPVCIFAYGQTGSGKTYTMEGPDNISVDTMGMIPRAIWQIFSSADELKSKGWQYKFTASFLEIYNETLRDLLVNRPDKKNEYDIRKVNSSSNEVHVTNLRYVEVSSVEEVHEILQTAKTNRSVAKTALNDRSSRSHSVFQLRIEGENSVRDVRTSSVLSLIDLAGSERLDRSLSTGDRLKETQSINTSLSTLGLVITSLCNKDSHIPYRNSKLTYLLQNSLGGNSKVLMFVNISPLEENFAESVNSLRFASKVNECVIGTARANRK
- the KIFC1 gene encoding kinesin-like protein KIFC1 isoform X2; this encodes MENTIDKKSQQPLKMSRLPVPPSKKRPLSDENQEQSSRKRQKVSSVGELPKLRVAASIATSKPRVTPAVALPKPQVIGRQSLQDLPSKNRMNITASAKPKATAPAPAQSATSGAGKKRAAWDLKGQVNDMKDKVTNYKGKVQSLSGENTRLQTTKQQLQRRVELLSTENSAISQQLCSVESKLLSEQKKLDGAKKEVQQLTELCQTLQSELSAEKLVVVELSSCHESMTQELKAKEKQLLHLEGENSRLNTLVTEQSDSINDLQCRVAEKDTQIYTLETERRRLHNAVQELKGNIRVFCRVRPTLPFEKASSDGHISFPPNDEKAIVLSKVEESHIGREKGQSVKYDFNFDCIFPPTTSQAAVFEEISLLVQSALDGYPVCIFAYGQTGSGKTYTMEGPDNISVDTMGMIPRAIWQIFSSADELKSKGWQYKFTASFLEIYNETLRDLLVNRPDKKNEYDIRKVNSSSNEVHVTNLRYVEVSSVEEVHEILQTAKTNRSVAKTALNDRSSRSHSVFQLRIEGENSVRDVRTSSVLSLIDLAGSERLDRSLSTGDRLKETQSINTSLSTLGLVITSLCNKDSHIPYRNSKLTYLLQNSLGGNSKVLMFVNISPLEENFAESVNSLRFASKVNECVIGTARANRK